taatgcaataagaacgatgacatgatgtagacaagatctattcatgtaggaatagacctcatcttgttatccttaatagaaacgatacatacgttcctcgctaccccttctgtcattgAGTGAGGACACCGTaaaatcgaacccatcacaaagcacctcttcccatggcaagaaaaaatgatctagttggcctaactaaaccaaagattcgaagaagaaatacgaggctataaataatcatgcatataagagatcaaagaagactcaaataatattcatggatatagatctgatcataaactagaacttcatcggatcccaacaaacacaccgcaaaaagtcattacatcaaatagatcttcaagagaccattgtattgagaatcaaaaagagagaagaagtcatctatctactacctatggacctgtaggtctatggtgaactactcacgcatcatcggagaggcaccaatgaggatgatgaacccctccgtgatgatgttagattggatctggtggttcttgagcttgcggcagctggaattgtgtttcgtcgactctcctaaggtttctggaatatttaggaatttatagggcgaagaggtgaTGGAGGAGACCCCTgtgggccccacaacccatcagggcgcgctaggggcctctagcgcgccctggtgtcttgtgggccccacgggcctcccccgggtgcttccttggctcccaagttgtcttctggtccagaagaaACTCCAAAAaaatgctgcgtttggactccgtttggtactgatattctgcaaagtaaaaaacaagcaaaaaaatagcaactggcactcggcactatgtcgataggttagtcccagaaaatgataaAAAGTTcctataaaatgattttaaaacatccagaatgataatataacagcatggaacaatcaaaaattatagatatgttggagacttatcagcgtccccaagcttaattcctgctcattctcgagtaggtaaataataaatacagattttttgatgtggaatgcttcctaacatgttcatcacatattctttttcttttgtagcatggacatttggacttttagatgattcaaagcaatagtctagttttgacatgaagacttcaatactcaagcatatcaatgatacgtctccaacgtatctataatttttaattgttccatgctaatatataTTTTgttgatgtttaatgggcttatttatacacttttatattatttttgggactaacctattaaacgaaggcccagcccaaattgctgtttttttgcctatttcagtgtttcgaaggaaaaggatatcaaacggagtccaaacggaatgaaaccttcgggaacgtgattctcggaacaaacgtgatccataggacttggagtggacgtcaagaaatgaacgaggaagccacgaggcagggggcgcgccctccaccctcgtgggcccctcgttgctccaccgacctacttcttcctcctatatatacctacgtacccccaaaccatcagacaaggagccaaaaccctatttccaccgccgcaaccttctgtacccgtgagatcccatcttagggccttttccggcgctccgccggagggggcattgatcacggagggcttctacatcaacaccatagcctctccgatgatgtgtgagtagtttacctcagaccttcgggtccatagttattagctagatggcttcttctctctctttggatcccaatacaaagttctcctcgattctcttggagatctatttgatgtaactcttcttttgcagtgtgtttgtcgagatccgatgaattgtgggtttatgatcaagattatctatgaacaatatttgaatctcctctgaattcttttatgtatgatttagttatctttgtaagtctcttcgaattaccagtttggtttggcctactagattgatctttcttgcaatgggagaagtgcttagctttgggttcaatcttgcggtgctcgatcccagtgacagcaggggaaactacacgtattgtattgttgccatcgaagataaaaatggggtttatatcatattgcatgagtttatccctctacatcatgtcatcttgcttaaagcgttactctgttcttttgaacttaatactctagatgcatgctgaataacggtcgatgtgtggagtaatagtagtagatgcaggcaggagtcggtctacttgtcacggacttgatgcttatatacatgatcatacctagatattctcataactatgctcaattctatcaattgctcgacagtaattcgtttacccaccgtaatacttatgctatcttgagagaagccactagtgaaacctatggcccgcgggtctattttccatcatattaatcttccaacaactAGCTATTTCTATTACTGTTTACCTTACAATCTtacttttactctttatcataaaaaaactaaaaatattatcttatcatctctatcagatctcactctcgtaagtgaccgtgaagggattgacagcccctttatcgcgttggttgcgaggttcttatttgtttgtgtagatgcGTGAGACTCGAGCGTagtctcgtactggattgataccttggttctcaaaaactaagggaaatacttacgctactttactgcatcaccatttcctcttcaaggaaaaaccaacgcagtgcttaagaggtagcaatcaACAAGCAACTATGTCTTTTAAAATATTAACACTAAATTAAGTCATCTCTGACCCATCATGCTcattcattgatccattcatgaaacacactcaaatattaactaCATCCAATGGACAAGTATGAACATaatgttccctagttggtgctttataagagaagacggGGACTCAAATAAAAAATAGAAATTGCatcaagtaaatagataggccctttgcagagggaagcaaaaatttgtagaggtgccagagcttaaagTGAAATTTtttgagagataaaacattttgagaggcatgcttttgctGTCAACGAAACGATCGAATAGTTCCCAATACTtttcatgctagatacatcataggcggttctcaaacataaaataaaatttattcatgttttcaccattctttcacaatccatggctagctgtatccacggggaccacgggtgccttccatatcagcactttctaaggaatttattatttgacaacataaagtaaatttcttttttatttcaggaCCGGGCATCCCTATTGCCGTCGTACTCTCgtacaatgacaagtgaataaacactcatcttaagaataatacatctagcatgaaaaaatattggccacccccgctacttcatgagcggtacggacacacaaaaaggaaattcattttaaaaattagagatgacacatacaaatttacttagaacggcacaaaaataccgcatataggtaggtattgtggactcatatggcaaaactaggtttaaggattttAGATGTATAAATAGTATTTCtatttagtacaagtgaaggctagcaaaaaaattgagaagcaaccaaccaagaaacgaaaattctcattaacgagcattaagcataactaacaccgaataatgcatcacaagtaggatgtaatcacattgcatgactattgactttcgtgcttgcataaggaattacaaaccttaacaccaagtatttgaaaaatattgaaaagtatttgaaaaaaattaatgattatttaaaaaaatgttgattatgtatataaaaaagttaaacaagtatataaaaaatgttgaacaaatatctgaataaaatgttaatcatgtataaaAGAATGTGGaatgaataaaaagaaacaaagaaaaaaccaaaaaaatggaaaaaaaatctgAGAAGAAAAGGGAAAGAAAACGGAGAAAACCTGCTCTGATCGCCCCTAGGAGGTCGCGATCCTACTACTAACCATTAACTGGAAGCAGGCTTATTGGTTAGCTATGCCTTTGCTTCCCCTCGCGACCAGGATTCAATTCAGGTCGAGCCCCATTTACATTTTTTATAATTAAAAAGACACATGATGCACAAAGGCGATAATTCTTTTGGTTTTAACTTTTTTTCACCAAATGTTGATTTACTAGAAGCCGGCAACTAGTGATTTGGCTAATGGGATGCACGGTTCCACCTTATAGATTACATGTGGTTTAACACATAAAGCAACAAGAGGTCTTTGTGTAAGTGCCTTGACTAGCTGGCACAACATATACTACATTAAAGTGCCCAGTAAAGGGATTCAAATTTACAGAGCAACTCGACTGATGCTTGCTGCACATGATCAGCTTCACAAGCGACTCGGTCAGCAGGTTGACAATATAGGCATGGCAATAAAATTCACATTAGTCATAGCGAAATTCTCGTTCAAGAAATTCCAGCAAGTCTGTTCCTTCCTTCCGTTCATGCCACACCGGATAGCACCAATATGGCTTAGGCACAGGCCATCTGTTATGATGAAATCATAAGTAAGTCCATGAATAGTGCATATCTGAATCAAGGTCTTGTTGAATGCATAATAATATTTTAAAAACCTGTTTGGTGCGGGAACTTTGGTAAAATCAGCAGTCCTACACATAAACCAAAAGGTATAGTTTTAACTAGTTAATATGTAAGACAAGAGGCGAAATTtattgaagatgatgatgatgatgatgatagaaaACATACCCTTTTGCATCAAAATTCCCCAAGAGTTTCACAATTGTATCCCGTGGCATGTAGGGAGTTTCTTCCAAGCCATAGAAGTTCATGCCAATAAAGTTCCCATCAGAATCAATAAGAGGGCCCCCAATCCCAGCCTAGCACAAGACAAAAGTAACCAGTAGAAAGAACATGATGCTTGTAAGTTACACAGATATGTTGATTGATTAAACTACACATACTTCCACCAAACAAATAAATGTAGTAGAAACTAACACACCGTACCTTAATGATTTGACAAGTGGAGATCCTAAGATCTTTGCAATCGAGTTTACTTTCTTTGTTGATCACTATCCCACTTGCTGCCATTAATTTGCCTGATTCATAGACACGCCCTATAGCTAATACCGGCGAGTGAGTGCCAGTTTCAACCTTATTGTTGATAATTGCTGTCCGAGTACAGCGAAGTTTTtcgatgatgatgacagcgacatTATAATGCAGATCGTAATGTTGCAAAATCCCTGTGACATGTCGTTTATCTGGAAGGTGCACTTCAATCTGCAATAATGATATGGTGCAAGTAAAGCAGTATTCAAATGAAAGAGTAAAAAGGGTATTTAAATAATTATTAGCAGAATAACAACCTTTAAGTTATCAGCAACCTTGCTTTCATCGTCATTACTTCTAACCAAACTTCCTGAGGTTAGAACTCTTGTGGTGAACCCATTGCTGTCTATGAATACACCTGTGCAAGCAAAAAGTCTCGCTTCTCCTACGGAAGTAATAATTAAGATCATCAGTTAGTGATGAAACAGAAGAAAAATACACCACAAGTAATAAGCTTGTAACCAATACGATTACCACTGAATGAAGCGAGTGCTACAACAACTCGGGACATATTTGAAGCTGCTCTTTCTGAGAGTTTGTTCCAGATATCTTCACTAAACTCCTCCTCAAAACTATAACGCAGACGCTTGCCATCTAGTTACAGAAACATGGCATAATAGTTTAAGGGAGGGCTGAAAAGAGTAGTCAAATGTGCAATCAAATAAAGTAATCACCAAAAGGAAACGAAATAACTCACTGTCCTCCAAAACTGGTAAGGGGTAACCACGGGACCTAAACTTATCTCTTCTAGCATCCAAAGATACTGCACAACATGGTAAAGTGATTGACGACCAATGTATGAATAATTATGAAGGAAACTGAAAGCAATGACTCACCAAGACCCCAGTCATATGGCCACCGGCGAATAGAAGGCAGACTCTCTAGTAATGTATCCTCAAGTCCTAGTGTCAAAGGGTGAAGCAATTAGTGACGATGCGTGAGCAATAATCAACATGTAATATTAAAAGTGACCCAACCTGAATTAAGTTCTGGGTCACATATAGTACATATGGTAGGTTTCTGGTTTTTATTTTTCATCTCCTGCCTTGAGCTGCCTAAAATGGAAAAGATGAAACAAGGAATAAGCATAACTTGGAACACCAAAAAGAACTATCAGTTCAGGTGTGTATTCTCACATAGCATATCCATATACTTAGTATGAACTAATTAGCACAGACAATAATATGATAGTATCATAATAAAGACAAGCTTAAAACTAAAGATGTGTACTGCTGGCATGGATTATACAGATGATCATAAAAAGTTAACATTGATGATGATGGATTGGCTGATGGTGCATAATTTTAACTGTCTTTAAGGAGTGAGTTTTTTTCCCTTACCTTCTAAATCGGACTTGTGAGATTCAGGAGACATTTGTGCCTTGCTTGCGCCTCTTTCAGTTTTACTACCTCTTTTCTTACTTGTGTCCCTGCAGCAAAATATGATATACTCATGAGTAAATCCACAAGAGTAAAACATAATTTTAACTGTCTTTAAGGAGTGAGTttgttttcggacggagggagtagataatagGCATGCATCACTATCAAAAATATATAAATCTGAAGTGTTAAGCAGTGGCAGGATGGGGAAAAATAGGGATAGAACCCAGATGGTACTAAATATTTCAACAACAGAGAAAATGTTGAAAATACTATATCAATACTGAAGGAACCTTGACTACTTTCCATTTAAATAAGTATAATAGGTTCAACATGGACACCAGATTCCTAATCAAGTACATGGCAACTGTATGATGGGCCTGACAGGACAGGTGATATGGATGCAAGTGTTAAGGTAACTCTGCTACTTGTTCAGCTATACATGGAGCAAACGACCAATTTGTTATAAAGGCAGATGCTCTCAAGTGAAGATCACCTACCAAATGCCATTATAAGCTACAAAAGCATCAAAACAGCTAATAAGCCATCATAttagcacacacacacatacatttcaaAATTGTTTGGCATTTAACATGGTTTCTAGTACAGCCATGTATGAAGTAAAAAAAAATCCACATCGGCTATTGATGTGCAATATTATTGTCAAGTACTTCACTTCCTATGTTTCTTGATGTGTGGTCAGCTCCCTGGAAATTCCAGCATGAACAATAAGTTCACAGCAAGGAGCCAAGATGCTCTAAGGTTATCAAGAAATTGCTTTGGTTAGACTACACCTGTTGTTATCCAGCATAGAATGCGACTAGAGGTGATGCTTATAGTAAATTAGCCTAAGAGTGTATGATACAAATTTATCTGCGGCATAAAGAGCAAGAGACCACTATTATACCACGTGCAATCTAGATTgaactttccatcattttcattttTCCTAAACATGTACATTCCAAGTGAATACAAACTAGTAAGCTCGAATAGGGAAAGATAAAGAGGGGCAGAACAGTGGACAAAGAAGCATATATATTTAAGCCAATCAGAGATTCTGTGTCTCATGAGTATAGAAGACATACCAGCACGGGGATGTTCTCCTAAAATGCATCAGAAGCTCAAGAATTTTATTCCTTGGTAGGAACGGAGTCTCTTCCTTAGAATAAAAGTTCATCCCGACAAAGTCACCGTTAAAATCAACAAGGGGCCCTCCAACTCCAGTCTAGCAAAAGAATAAAGTGCCGCTCAGGTAAGCACACAAATTTAGTGATGCTGGACAAGATTTGCATAACCGAAAAAAGGCATACATTTAGTGCCCCaagagacatactccctccgtcccaaaataagtgactcaagtttgtacggagggagtagttcaatgCATATAGTGGTAGCCACtaacagtggcggagcttgaagccCAGTCCTGGGCGGGCCAAACAGAACAAAATAAGCAGTGGTCTCATGTTCTAAGGCCCCACAAGTATATGTATACTGTATTAATTTCCAGATGTTGGGCGGGCCACAGCAATGGCTGGCCCCAATGTAGCTCCACCACTGGCCACTGATAGCATGATATTATTAATTTATTTCATGCAGAAAAGTAAAGAGAGAAATCAGCGGTGCACCATAGTAATTTCACATGTGGAGATCGCAAGCTCCTCGCGGTAAATTCTCTTCCCATTGTCAGTCAACATCGCAGTTGTGGCCATTAATTTGCCTGAGTCGAAGCAACGCCCAACAGCAACTACTTCACTATGAGACTCAAATTGCCGCTGATGATCTACAAATGCTGCGCGAAAAACATGGAAGGGCGCGATGCTGATAACAGCAACATTGTATTTTAAGTCATAGTATTCCAACCATCCCATTGAAAGATGATTATTTGGAAGGCGCACTTCAATCTGCAATAATAATAAAGCACCACAAAATGAATACACATCAGTTTGCAGAATGATTACCATCATCACAAATCAGCAAGAAACAAACAAAGCACAGAAAATTGGCAGTACCAACCATCATGTCTTGAAAGATCTTGCTATCATCATCAATAGATCTAAGCAAACTTAACGAAGTCAAGAAACTTGTAATAGTTGAATTGCTCTCAATAATTATGCCCGTGCACGCAAAATAAACCGACTTTGCTGCACAAGATTGTAATTTCAAATTTTCAATGACAAGCAACTAATGATCAGGTACAGATTTGCAATTAAAGCTAACTTGTATAATCACCGTTATCTTTATGGAATGAAGCAAGCGACACAACACTGTCATCTATGTGTGCTGCGACTTCTTCACTGAGTAGCCTCCAGACACCTTCACCAGAATCACTTGAGGTGCCGAATTCCTCTTCGAGAGGATTGACTCGAATCATATTTTCTAATTCAGGAAGCATTATTAAACACAGCTCTGTTCGAGTGCTATAGTACAAATCATACTTGCAGAAAAGAaagtagcaaaattaaaatcaatcCTCACCGCTACTTATGCGCATTTTTTTGCGTCTTCTATTCGAGCTTCCAGGTTGAACATCCCCTCGCTGGATCTGCATCTTTCTACCTAGAGAAGAAAGAAGAAATTAAGATATTTAGTCATCATTAGCagtacatgggaggagtccgtaaagaggGATCTTAAGGACTGTAGAGATCGGGGTAGACCGAACTTGACATGGAGGAGTCCGTAAAGAGGGATCTGAAGGACTGGAGTATCACCagagaactagccatggacagggtTGCGTGGAAGctggctatccatgtgccagaaccatgagttggttgcgagatcttatgggtttcacctctagcctaccccagcttgtttggactaaaggctttgttgttgttgttgttgttgttgttgttgttgttgttgtagtcatCATTAGCAGTACAAACACTATAGAAGTTggtagactagcttgttgaatgtGGATACGTTCAGACAGGGCAACCCGCCCAAGGCCTCTTATATAGAAGCTAGTCAGTGGTGAGCCGGACGACGGCGAGACAGGAACGAGGTCGAGACAGGAGGCGCCGACACGGGATAGACGGGTCCAGCAACGTAGGTCAGCTGGGTAGGAGCTCAATAGACGTGGTCGGCGGCAGAAGTGATCAGGGGCAGGGGCGGGGAGAGGAACGGTGGCGAGGGTGAAACCTAGTCGCATGGGAGAGAGAGCCGCAACGGATCGAGACAGGTCAGGCTGCAGGTGGGACTGAAACTGGGCGTCCCACCACAGCCCACTTAGTCCGACCAAAGTTTGGTGGGTGATAAGTGATAACTAACAACCCAGTAAAACTTGGGTGGATTAGCTGGGGCATAAGCGGGATTCCACTAAACAAATGTATAACTGGTTCCTTCTCACAGACTTAGAGGCCACGTAGGTGCGACCGTGATAAGCAACAAGCATCCACACTGCAGTAAATATGATACAATGCTTGGCTGCTACATGGTACAAGCAAATATGATACACTAGTAGTAAATATGATACACTGGTACAATGCTAGGCTGCTACATGGTACAAGCAACAAGCATCCACATTGTAGTAAATATGATAGATCTAAACATAGTTCAATGTGAAATGAGATAAAATATGCTGCCGACGACCTTGGGGTCGGGGTAGGTGCTGGCGGCAATCACGTCCTAGTGAAGTAAAGAGTGACAGGTTTTCAAAACTGTAACAAGCATctgcaaaagaagaagaactatatGTAGAACAAGCATCTGCATTGGGTTTCGATGAAATTAAGGACCTCACAGAAAATACCTTACTTTGTGGCTTTGTTCTTTCTTTGCTTAAGTGCTTAGTGCGTGTACAGAGCGTTCGGCAACAATAACAGTACCTCATTCTTGTCACAAAGGTGCAGGCCACCACAAAACATTATCTGATGTACAAATTGTGACACGGAATTTATACTAGTTCTCTACATTTTGCAGGCCCAAACAGTTTTCAGAGCTCTTCATGCTTTAGAGATAACTTCAGATCATTTATGATATTATGCAGGACCATTAGATAAAGGTAGACACAATATTAATTCCAGATAGCGTAGCAATATGTTTGCATTGTTGCAGACATTCAGTCAACTGTGTTACTTTGATTTTATTTTAAGTGTAACTGGACTACATTCGGCTCCTTTGACTATCATTGGCATGCCCAGATTTCCTTGTTGAGGGCTTTTTATTGGTAAGACGTAATCTCACTTGTGCCATCGCTTTAGAAACAGTAAATGTCTTCACAAGAGTAACAGAGATTATGAATTAGATTCGTCAATTTAACTCCACTTCCATTGATTCCAACTGTTTTTGTGTCCTTATAATCCCCTATATATTGTACCTAAATATGCAGGACAGGCAACTTGAATAGATTGAACAGCGAGTTGCTACGCCTAAACATCGTAAATGAACTAACTTTGACTTGCTATTGTAAAACAGAAGTTAAGGCAAACACGTAAAAGAAATAAATGAGAATTCCATAGTCTTGTAACTAGAAAATGGCTTAGGTTTCAAGCACGATGCAACAAATCTGAATCCTTTCTTGCCGTGTTGTACTTATTCCATTTTCTACTTCCTAAAATGGCTTGGGTTCAAGCACGATTCAACAAATCAGATTCAGTTTCTCGCATCTGTTGCTAGCTCTCGTCCCACATCACATCTGAATCCTTTCATGTACAGAGACTAACAATCAATCATGGCAAGGATCTGAATCCTTTGGCTAACAAGTTGAACAAAATAGAGaaagaatggatggaggggaagagGACGATGGAGGGGAGGTCATACCTGTAGAGGCGGAGCTCAGGTCGGCGGGGCTGGCACGAATCGGTCCGGTGAGCTGCGCGCTGCTCAGGGGCGGCGAATGATCCAGCGAGCCGCGTGGTGCTCAGGGGCGGCGAACGGCGAGGGAGAAAAGGGGCGGCGAACGAAGAGGGAGAAGAGCGGCGGCCGGAAGAGCAGCGCGCCGCCGGCGGGCAGGCCGGAGGGGCGGCGGCTCAAACCCTATCCCCGCGAGAGCTCGGAGCCGTCGATGGtttgtcttcttttctttttcgGGAAGACCGTGTACACGAGGATGCAGTGCGGTAAGGTGATTAAGGGCCAATGTTTTGGGCGGCTTAAAAAGGCAAATTTGATAATTTGCCACCCCTTACCTCCCCTTTTCATAATTTGCCCCCCCTaaaaatgacaggtggggcccgcccgTCATTGAAACAATGGATGGCAAATTGTGAAAGGGGAAGTAAGGGGTGGCAAATTATCAAATCGCCCGCTTAAAAATTAAGTTGTCTTTCCCCAGTTTAAGTCGTCCTCTGAGTTTATTGAGACTTTTTTAATTAGTTATTTTATAACTAGCTTAGAAGTCTCGATGAAAAAAAAAAGACAGCTTATGAAAGAAAATTGAACAGGAGCGACTTATTTTTTAAGCTGGGAAAAGAATTGATCCTAAGCGAGATTAAGTGGGATGGGCTGAGGCAGTACCCCTCCCTCCCTTTTTTCTTTGTTCTTAGAAATACTCCAGCCTAAGAGACAGGGGAGATGCCGAAATCACTAGAAGTATTCTTTGTAAAGATCACTTTCATCTCTTCAGGTTGCGATAAGTGACACGCATGCAGTGTGCCACTTGTCGCAACATGTGAGTTTTATTTTTCTATATCCATTCGGAAAAAACCGTGAGTCCAAATCTATAATCATTTTCACCATTGGATTTCTagtgtcgagatcttcaaaactagatcccatattgataggTTTCAACGAGTTAAATGTATATATCCCGAGTATTTAacgaaaaactaccacaattcatggAACCGTGCCTATAAATTACCACTTTACAAATTTGTGCCGAAAACTATCATTTTCTCACTAATCCTTGACTAAAAACTACCAAGTCGAAAAAA
The Triticum dicoccoides isolate Atlit2015 ecotype Zavitan chromosome 3A, WEW_v2.0, whole genome shotgun sequence genome window above contains:
- the LOC119267012 gene encoding uncharacterized protein LOC119267012, with the translated sequence MQIQRGDVQPGSSNRRRKKMRISSENMIRVNPLEEEFGTSSDSGEGVWRLLSEEVAAHIDDSVVSLASFHKDNAKSVYFACTGIIIESNSTITSFLTSLSLLRSIDDDSKIFQDMMIEVRLPNNHLSMGWLEYYDLKYNVAVISIAPFHVFRAAFVDHQRQFESHSEVVAVGRCFDSGKLMATTAMLTDNGKRIYREELAISTCEITMTGVGGPLVDFNGDFVGMNFYSKEETPFLPRNKILELLMHFRRTSPCWDTSKKRGSKTERGASKAQMSPESHKSDLEGSSRQEMKNKNQKPTICTICDPELNSGLEDTLLESLPSIRRWPYDWGLVSLDARRDKFRSRGYPLPVLEDNGKRLRYSFEEEFSEDIWNKLSERAASNMSRVVVALASFSGEARLFACTGVFIDSNGFTTRVLTSGSLVRSNDDESKVADNLKIEVHLPDKRHVTGILQHYDLHYNVAVIIIEKLRCTRTAIINNKVETGTHSPVLAIGRVYESGKLMAASGIVINKESKLDCKDLRISTCQIIKAGIGGPLIDSDGNFIGMNFYGLEETPYMPRDTIVKLLGNFDAKGTADFTKVPAPNRWPVPKPYWCYPVWHERKEGTDLLEFLEREFRYD